In one window of Rhizobium glycinendophyticum DNA:
- a CDS encoding ABC transporter permease, producing MTGLTTRLSVAFRIALRELRGGLRGFYIFLACIALGTGAIAAVNSVSTAITDAISSEGQSLLAGDIRLELDNREATPEELAFMQGFGSVSVTTGLRSMARLADGSDQSLVEVKAVDDAYPLYGRLIAAPDRPLAELLAADGDVYGAIVAPLLLERMNSRVGDEFLLGNARFRITGTIVTEPDAVSDGFGFAPRFLTSRKALFASGLVATGSLVEHAYKIRYDDPTTNPDTIRSRAQAEFPSAGWSIRSSDRAAPALTENVERFSQFLTLVGLTALVVGGVGVANAVRAFLDSKRTVIATLKCLGAPASVVVLVYLIQITLVALVGILVGLVLGAIAPPITASYLAGILPISAEARLYPQALALAAIFGMLVTFAFAILPLGHARKVPATALFREQGFEASGLPSWPYLVAMALSLGALAALAIFTSDQRRIAAIFLAAMAAGFVLLRLVAYLIAWLARHSPRSRSAALRLAIGNIHRPGSLTASVTLSLGLGLSLLVALAMIDGNLRRELTGSLPDRAPNFFFVDIQGSEVDDFRTLVEGLAPEGKLVEVPMLRGRILELNGTDVAKRDVPPGGRWVLRGDRGLTYATNIPENSSVTEGEWWPKDYAGEPLVSFSEREAKELGLKIGDTLTVNVLGRNITAKISNFRAVQWESLSMNFVMVFSPNTFAGAPHAWLATLIEPNASATDEAAVLRSVTQRFPTITTVRVKDALDMIDKLVGQLATAIRAAAAVALIASVLVLSGALAAGNRARTHDAVILKTLGATRAMLIRAFTYEYMLLGGATAVFALVSGGGIAWYVLSQIMKLPSNFLADVAVMTIVISLVITIGIGLAGTWRILGQKAAPVLREL from the coding sequence ATGACCGGCTTGACTACCCGGCTGTCCGTTGCCTTCCGCATCGCGCTCCGCGAATTGCGGGGCGGGCTGAGAGGCTTCTACATTTTTCTCGCCTGCATTGCGCTCGGCACCGGCGCAATCGCGGCGGTCAACTCTGTATCAACAGCGATTACCGATGCCATCTCGTCGGAGGGCCAATCTCTTCTGGCAGGAGATATCAGGCTGGAACTGGACAACCGGGAGGCCACGCCTGAAGAACTCGCCTTCATGCAGGGTTTCGGTAGCGTGTCGGTCACGACCGGGTTGCGTTCCATGGCGCGGCTGGCCGATGGCTCCGACCAGTCGCTGGTCGAGGTAAAGGCCGTCGACGACGCCTACCCGCTCTACGGCCGCCTCATTGCCGCGCCCGACCGTCCTCTGGCAGAACTGCTCGCGGCTGATGGCGATGTCTACGGCGCCATCGTCGCGCCGCTCCTCTTGGAGCGGATGAACAGCAGGGTCGGCGACGAATTTCTTCTGGGCAATGCCCGTTTCCGCATCACCGGCACCATTGTCACTGAGCCCGACGCGGTTTCCGATGGTTTCGGTTTTGCGCCGCGATTTCTCACCAGTCGAAAGGCACTCTTTGCAAGCGGCCTCGTCGCGACCGGCAGTCTGGTCGAACACGCCTACAAGATCCGCTACGATGACCCCACGACAAATCCGGACACGATCCGCAGCCGAGCCCAGGCGGAGTTCCCGTCCGCCGGCTGGTCGATCCGCAGCAGCGATCGTGCAGCTCCGGCCCTGACCGAGAATGTCGAGCGGTTCTCACAGTTCTTGACGCTGGTCGGCCTGACGGCTCTGGTCGTCGGCGGTGTGGGCGTTGCCAATGCCGTGCGCGCCTTCCTTGATTCCAAGCGCACCGTCATCGCGACGCTGAAATGCCTGGGCGCCCCTGCTTCGGTCGTGGTTCTGGTCTATCTCATCCAGATCACTCTGGTCGCTCTGGTGGGCATCCTGGTCGGCCTCGTGCTCGGCGCCATCGCACCGCCGATCACCGCAAGTTACCTCGCTGGCATTCTGCCGATCTCCGCCGAGGCACGGCTTTATCCGCAGGCCCTGGCCCTGGCCGCGATCTTCGGCATGCTCGTGACATTTGCCTTTGCCATCCTGCCCCTCGGCCATGCCCGGAAGGTCCCGGCCACCGCTCTCTTCCGCGAACAGGGCTTTGAGGCCTCAGGTCTGCCGTCATGGCCTTACCTCGTGGCCATGGCGCTCTCCCTGGGTGCGCTGGCAGCCTTGGCCATCTTCACCTCGGATCAACGCCGCATCGCCGCGATCTTCCTCGCCGCCATGGCCGCAGGCTTTGTCCTGCTGCGCCTCGTTGCCTATTTGATTGCCTGGCTCGCCCGCCACAGTCCGCGGAGCCGTTCGGCAGCGCTCAGGCTTGCCATCGGCAATATACACCGCCCCGGCTCGTTGACGGCCTCCGTCACTCTCTCGCTAGGCCTCGGCCTCAGCCTGCTCGTCGCGCTCGCCATGATCGACGGCAATCTGCGCCGCGAGCTGACCGGCAGCCTTCCGGACCGCGCACCCAACTTCTTCTTCGTCGACATTCAAGGCAGCGAAGTCGACGACTTCCGCACGCTGGTCGAAGGGCTCGCTCCAGAGGGCAAGCTCGTCGAGGTGCCAATGCTGCGTGGGCGTATTCTCGAGCTGAATGGCACCGACGTCGCCAAGAGGGACGTGCCTCCGGGTGGCAGATGGGTCCTCCGCGGCGATCGCGGCCTGACCTATGCGACGAACATCCCGGAGAATAGCTCCGTGACTGAAGGCGAATGGTGGCCAAAGGACTATGCCGGTGAGCCCCTGGTGTCGTTTTCCGAGCGGGAGGCCAAGGAACTGGGACTGAAGATCGGCGATACGCTGACGGTGAACGTGCTCGGCCGGAACATCACAGCAAAGATCTCGAACTTCCGAGCCGTACAATGGGAAAGCCTGTCGATGAACTTCGTCATGGTGTTTTCGCCAAACACCTTCGCCGGCGCCCCGCATGCATGGCTTGCCACGCTGATCGAGCCGAACGCATCGGCCACCGACGAGGCCGCTGTGTTGCGCTCGGTAACTCAGCGTTTTCCCACCATTACCACGGTACGTGTCAAGGACGCGCTCGACATGATCGACAAGCTGGTCGGGCAGTTGGCGACCGCGATCCGTGCGGCAGCCGCCGTAGCCTTGATCGCCTCGGTTCTCGTTCTGTCGGGAGCCCTTGCCGCCGGCAATCGCGCCCGCACCCACGACGCCGTTATCCTGAAGACGCTCGGGGCGACGCGCGCAATGCTCATCCGGGCATTTACTTACGAGTACATGCTTCTTGGTGGGGCGACCGCCGTCTTCGCCCTGGTCTCGGGCGGTGGTATTGCATGGTACGTGCTGAGCCAGATCATGAAATTGCCGTCGAACTTTCTTGCAGACGTAGCGGTCATGACGATCGTGATCTCGCTTGTCATCACCATCGGAATCGGACTGGCTGGCACCTGGCGGATCCTGGGCCAGAAGGCAGCGCCGGTACTGCGAGAACTCTGA
- a CDS encoding Bax inhibitor-1/YccA family protein encodes MSELRNYQSRTGQAQSATMIDEGLRAYMLKVYNLMALGLAITGIAAFATFQLAVSNGQLTGFGQAIFLSPLKWLVILAPVAMVFFLSFRIEKMSVSAAQTTFWVYAALMGLSLSSIFLIYTGASIVQTFFVTAASFGALSLYGYTTKRSLSAMGSFLMMGLFGLIIASLVNLFMASSALDFAISVIGVLIFAGLTAYDTQSIKESYHESHSSEASGRLAIMGALRLYLDFINLFLFLLRFLGNRD; translated from the coding sequence ATGTCCGAACTTCGCAACTATCAGAGCCGCACGGGCCAAGCCCAGTCGGCCACGATGATCGACGAAGGTCTGCGCGCCTATATGCTGAAGGTGTATAACCTGATGGCTCTGGGCCTTGCCATCACCGGTATCGCAGCCTTCGCAACCTTTCAGCTCGCTGTATCGAATGGACAGCTGACCGGCTTCGGTCAGGCCATCTTCCTGAGCCCGCTGAAGTGGCTTGTAATCCTGGCGCCGGTCGCCATGGTCTTCTTCCTGAGCTTCCGCATCGAGAAGATGAGCGTTTCAGCTGCACAGACAACCTTTTGGGTCTATGCAGCCTTAATGGGCCTGTCACTGTCGTCGATCTTTCTGATCTACACGGGCGCCAGCATCGTTCAGACTTTCTTCGTCACGGCCGCGTCGTTCGGCGCCCTGTCGCTCTATGGCTACACCACCAAGCGTAGCCTCTCGGCCATGGGCTCATTCCTGATGATGGGTCTGTTCGGTCTGATCATCGCGTCGCTGGTCAACCTGTTCATGGCGTCCTCGGCTTTGGACTTTGCCATCTCCGTCATCGGCGTACTGATCTTCGCGGGCCTTACCGCCTACGATACGCAGTCGATCAAGGAATCCTATCACGAGTCGCATTCGAGCGAAGCCAGCGGCCGTCTGGCCATCATGGGCGCGCTGCGGCTCTACCTCGACTTCATCAACCTCTTCCTCTTCCTGCTCCGTTTCCTCGGAAATCGCGATTGA
- a CDS encoding CarD family transcriptional regulator, producing MTTQQKKNSSARHGFKTGESIVYPAHGVGTITAIDEQEVAGMKLELFVIDFEKDKMRLKVPVAKAVSIGMRKLSETDFVERALKVVQGKARVKRTMWSRRAQEYDAKINSGDLISIAEVVRDLYRAENQPEQSYSERQLYEAALDRMAREIAAVNKMSETEAVRLVEVNLAKGPKRGKSIEEDDTQEEAA from the coding sequence ATGACGACCCAGCAGAAGAAAAATTCCTCGGCGCGCCATGGCTTCAAAACCGGTGAGTCGATCGTATACCCGGCCCACGGCGTCGGTACCATCACCGCAATCGATGAGCAAGAAGTCGCGGGCATGAAGCTCGAACTTTTCGTCATCGATTTCGAGAAGGACAAGATGCGCCTGAAAGTTCCGGTCGCCAAGGCTGTGAGCATCGGCATGCGCAAGCTTTCCGAGACCGACTTCGTCGAGCGCGCGCTGAAGGTCGTGCAGGGAAAGGCCCGCGTCAAGCGCACCATGTGGTCGCGCCGCGCCCAGGAATATGATGCCAAGATCAATTCCGGTGACCTGATTTCCATCGCCGAAGTCGTGCGCGATCTCTATCGCGCCGAAAACCAGCCGGAGCAGTCCTATTCCGAGCGTCAGCTGTACGAAGCCGCTCTCGACCGTATGGCTCGCGAAATCGCTGCCGTGAACAAGATGTCCGAGACGGAAGCCGTTCGCCTCGTCGAGGTCAACCTCGCCAAGGGTCCGAAGCGCGGCAAGTCCATCGAAGAAGACGATACGCAGGAAGAAGCCGCGTAA
- the fdxA gene encoding ferredoxin FdxA, giving the protein MTYIVTDNCIRCKYTDCVEVCPVDCFYEGENFLVIHPDECIDCGVCEPECPAEAIKPDTEPGLDKWLKINAEYAKIWPNITVKKEPMPEAKEMDGVDGKFEKYFSEQPGSGD; this is encoded by the coding sequence ATGACCTATATCGTCACTGACAACTGCATACGCTGCAAATACACCGATTGTGTCGAGGTCTGCCCTGTCGATTGCTTCTACGAGGGCGAGAACTTCCTCGTCATTCATCCGGACGAATGCATCGATTGCGGCGTTTGCGAGCCGGAATGTCCTGCTGAGGCCATCAAGCCGGATACCGAACCGGGCCTCGACAAGTGGCTCAAGATCAACGCTGAATATGCGAAGATCTGGCCAAATATCACGGTGAAGAAAGAGCCGATGCCGGAAGCCAAGGAAATGGACGGCGTTGATGGCAAATTCGAAAAGTACTTCTCCGAACAGCCGGGTTCTGGCGACTGA
- a CDS encoding RNA-binding S4 domain-containing protein — protein MDDKQPQSGSRQRIDKWLFFARVAKSRSLAQERVSAGHVKVNGSTVRQPSHGLKIGDRLEIAMPERDLVLVVKLPGERRGPYEEARLLYEDLSPPREKKPFTALEQAVRAPGSGRPTKKEGRALRDLRSGPNWSDD, from the coding sequence ATGGACGATAAGCAGCCACAAAGCGGTTCGCGCCAGCGCATCGACAAGTGGCTGTTCTTCGCCCGTGTGGCAAAATCACGCAGCCTTGCTCAGGAGCGCGTGTCGGCCGGCCATGTGAAGGTCAATGGCTCTACTGTCCGCCAGCCGAGCCACGGACTGAAGATCGGTGACCGGCTGGAGATCGCCATGCCGGAGCGGGATCTTGTGTTGGTCGTTAAGCTTCCTGGCGAACGGCGTGGTCCTTACGAAGAAGCGCGCCTTCTCTATGAGGATCTGAGCCCTCCCAGGGAGAAAAAGCCCTTCACGGCACTTGAGCAGGCGGTCCGAGCTCCGGGATCAGGTCGCCCCACCAAAAAAGAGGGCCGAGCCTTGCGGGATCTGCGTTCAGGGCCCAATTGGTCGGACGATTAG